A window from Cyprinus carpio isolate SPL01 chromosome A11, ASM1834038v1, whole genome shotgun sequence encodes these proteins:
- the LOC109081826 gene encoding uncharacterized protein LOC109081826 isoform X2, with product MSKLQILSVFLTERLTLAAQEIFKAVEDIFSEYNEEICRSRQEIELLKRRLQQAGVQMDSEMQPCSSETQGKKYTQTFSEEWRSEHDFKDTEMHMKLEVYTQQEENEEQMHVCSESASLSPCMYNYHDQMPSKDNETQMMDNSENNFPFINKAPRIKTELESNSETITTCQVQQHITKHGLNDSGASDASSDANKITFSHIGSPRHETQTFNLPLRNQEMLTQIRDRYQRRKSQGKVKFAKDLNPTELRRQQKKWRENSAAYRRKKAFQEVLVNIKEEINQVIPESEPSTSSDQHYGVF from the exons ATGTCTAAGCTGCagattttaagtgtttttctgaCAGAGAGATTAACTTTGGCTGCGCAGGAGATATTTAAGGCTGTGGAAGACATATTTTCAGAGTATAATGAGGAGATTTGTCGCTCCAGACAGGAGATTGAGCTGCTCAAGAGGAGACTGCAGCAGGCAGGAGTTCAGATGGACTCTG AAATGCAGCCTTGCTCCTCTGAGACTCAAGGAAAGAAATACACCCAGACATTCTCAGAGGAATGGAGATCTGAACATGATTTTAAGGACACTGAGATGCATATGAAACTAGAAGTTTATACACAACAGGAGGAGAATGAAGAGCAAATGCACGTGTGCAGTGAATCAGCATCTTTATCACCATGTATGTACAATTATCATGATCAGATGCCCAGCAAAGACAATGAAACCCAAATGATGGACAATAGTGAGAACAATTTTCCCTTTATTAACAAAGCACCTCGAATTAAGACTGAACTTGAGAGTAATTCTGAAACAATTACCACCTGTCAAGTACAGCAGCACATCACAAAACACGGCTTGAATGATTCAGGGGCCAGTGATGCTTCCAGTGATGCCAACAAAATCACATTCAGCCACATTGGCTCCCCCAGACATGAGACACAAACATTTAAT CTGCCCCTCAGAAATCAAGAGATGTTGACCCAGATAAGAGACAG ATATCAAAGACGAAAATCTCAGGGGAAAGTGAAATTCGCTAAAGATCTGAACCCAACAGAACTGAGAAGGCAACAGAAAAAGTGGAGGGAGAATTCAGCCGCTTACAGGAGAAAGAAAGCATTTCAGGAGGTTTTAGTCAATATTAAAGAAGAAATTAATCAAGTCATCCCAGAGTCAGAGCCGTCCACCTCCTCTGATCAACATTATGGTGTTTTTTAA
- the LOC109081826 gene encoding uncharacterized protein LOC109081826 isoform X1 has product MSKLQILSVFLTERLTLAAQEIFKAVEDIFSEYNEEICRSRQEIELLKRRLQQAGVQMDSEMQPCSSETQGKKYTQTFSEEWRSEHDFKDTEMHMKLEVYTQQEENEEQMHVCSESASLSPCMYNYHDQMPSKDNETQMMDNSENNFPFINKAPRIKTELESNSETITTCQVQQHITKHGLNDSGASDASSDANKITFSHIGSPRHETQTFNLPLRNQEMLTQIRDRLADEEQKKAAAQARSLKHKQKVYGNPELHEAYRKKERERYQRRKSQGKVKFAKDLNPTELRRQQKKWRENSAAYRRKKAFQEVLVNIKEEINQVIPESEPSTSSDQHYGVF; this is encoded by the exons ATGTCTAAGCTGCagattttaagtgtttttctgaCAGAGAGATTAACTTTGGCTGCGCAGGAGATATTTAAGGCTGTGGAAGACATATTTTCAGAGTATAATGAGGAGATTTGTCGCTCCAGACAGGAGATTGAGCTGCTCAAGAGGAGACTGCAGCAGGCAGGAGTTCAGATGGACTCTG AAATGCAGCCTTGCTCCTCTGAGACTCAAGGAAAGAAATACACCCAGACATTCTCAGAGGAATGGAGATCTGAACATGATTTTAAGGACACTGAGATGCATATGAAACTAGAAGTTTATACACAACAGGAGGAGAATGAAGAGCAAATGCACGTGTGCAGTGAATCAGCATCTTTATCACCATGTATGTACAATTATCATGATCAGATGCCCAGCAAAGACAATGAAACCCAAATGATGGACAATAGTGAGAACAATTTTCCCTTTATTAACAAAGCACCTCGAATTAAGACTGAACTTGAGAGTAATTCTGAAACAATTACCACCTGTCAAGTACAGCAGCACATCACAAAACACGGCTTGAATGATTCAGGGGCCAGTGATGCTTCCAGTGATGCCAACAAAATCACATTCAGCCACATTGGCTCCCCCAGACATGAGACACAAACATTTAAT CTGCCCCTCAGAAATCAAGAGATGTTGACCCAGATAAGAGACAG atTGGCAGATGAAGAGCAAAAGAAGGCTGCAGCTCAAGCTAGATCCCTAAAGCACAAGCAGAAAGTATATGGGAATCCTGAGCTTCATGAGGCATAcagaaaaaaggagagagagag ATATCAAAGACGAAAATCTCAGGGGAAAGTGAAATTCGCTAAAGATCTGAACCCAACAGAACTGAGAAGGCAACAGAAAAAGTGGAGGGAGAATTCAGCCGCTTACAGGAGAAAGAAAGCATTTCAGGAGGTTTTAGTCAATATTAAAGAAGAAATTAATCAAGTCATCCCAGAGTCAGAGCCGTCCACCTCCTCTGATCAACATTATGGTGTTTTTTAA
- the myog gene encoding myogenin: MELFETNPYFFADQRFYEGGDNFFQSRLTGGFDQTGYQDRSSMMGLCGDGRLLSNGVGLEDKPSPSSSLGLSLSPHQEQQHCPGQCLPWACKVCKRKSVTMDRRKAATLREKRRLKKVNEAFEALKRSTLMNPNQRLPKVEILRSAIQYIERLQALVSSLNQQEHEQGNLHYRSTAPQAVSSSSDQGSGSTCCSSPEWSSASEHCAPAYSSTHEDLLNDDSSEQTNLRSLTSIVDSITGTEVTPVPYSVDISK, from the exons ATGGAGCTTTTTGAGACCAACCCCTACTTCTTCGCAGACCAGCGTTTTTACGAAGGCGGCGATAACTTCTTCCAGTCCAGGCTGACCGGAGGCTTCGACCAAACAGGATATCAGGACCGAAGCTCCATGATGGGCTTGTGTGGAGATGGAAGGCTGCTGTCAAACGGAGTGGGGTTGGAGGACAAACCGTCTCCATCTTCTAGCCTTGGTCTGTCCTTGTCTCCTCACCAGGAGCAGCAGCACTGTCCGGGTCAGTGTCTGCCCTGGGCCTGCAAGGTGTGTAAGCGCAAGTCTGTGACCATGGACAGACGGAAAGCCGCCACTTTGAGGGAGAAGAGACGGTTGAAGAAAGTCAACGAGGCCTTTGAGGCTCTTAAGAGGAGCACGCTCATGAATCCCAACCAGAGGCTGCCTAAGGTGGAAATCCTGCGCAGCGCCATCCAGTACATCGAGAGACTCCAGGCACTGGTCAGCTCTCTCAACCAGCAGGAACATGAGCAGGGAAACCTGCATTACAGGTCCACAGCTCCTCAAGCG gTGTCGTCCTCTAGCGATCAGGGCTCTGGCAGCACCTGCTGTAGCAGTCCAGAGTGGAGCAGTGCGTCTGAGCACTGTGCCCCCGCCTACAGCTCCACCCACGAGG ATCTCCTGAATGACGACTCCTCAGAGCAAACCAACCTGAGGTCTCTGACGTCTATTGTGGACAGCATAACAGGAACAGAGGTGACTCCAGTCCCCTACTCAGTGGACATAAGCAAATAA